The Calypte anna isolate BGI_N300 chromosome 3, bCalAnn1_v1.p, whole genome shotgun sequence genome segment TCAAAGGTGCCCTTGAGCCCACCATCTGCTTCCACCTCGCCGTCCTGGGCTAGACTGAAGCGGAGGGTTCCGGTCCGGTTGACACAGTAGATGGTGTTGCCCAGGGGTGCACAGCGGAAGGGCTGGATGGGGCCGCCGCTGGGCCGCAGGCTGGCGCACTGGCTCCAGCACTTGGCCACCGTGTTGTACCGGAAAACTTCAATGCCGCCACTCGTCCCACCACCCGGGCCCTGCTCCCCACCGCGGCCGCTGCTCACGTCGAAGCGGTAGATGAAGCTCTTGAAGGCCACCATGTCAGCAGAGCGCCGGCGGCTGCTGTTGTAAGGGCACTCCTGCCACTCGTCACGCTTGGGGTCATACTTGAGGAGGCGGTAGAAGAGGGAGCCCCCTGACACGTAGATCTCCCCGTTGCACGTGGTGGCCTCATGAGCTACAGCAAAGGCGCCCTTGGGCAGGGGTGCGACAGGGCTCCAGCGGTCAGCCCGCGGGTCGTACCTCTCCACGGTGAAGAGGCATTCGCCCCCCACGGCGTAGAGGTAGCCATCCAGGGCCAGCAGCTTGAGCTGCGACCGGGCCTGAGCCAGTGGCCGCACCTGGCTCCAAGTGTCAGTGAGGGGGTTGTAGCAGAAGACCTTGTCGGAAAGGCGTGCCCGGGGCTCGCTGCCCGCCGGCCCTGCCGCGATGCCCCCGGCCAGAAAGAGGTAGTTATGGAGGACACACATGGCGCAGCCCTTCGCGTTGGCCTCCTCGGGCAGGCGCGTCAGCACCCTCCACTCACCGCTGTCCTCCTGGTAGCAGTGGATGAGAGAGCCGCTCTCCTCCAGCGACACCACGGAAGAGGGGCTCTGCGGCCGGCTGCTCTCGCGGCTCTGAGGCCGGCTGCTGCCGCCCGGCCGCTCGAAGGCGTCGCTGACCTCGGCCACCAGCAAGCAGGGCCGGCCCGCCTCCATCCGCCGCTGCAGGATGAGGTCCCTCTCGGTCCCACTGAGACGGCCGTAGACACCGGGTTCCCGCAGCACCTCCAGGTAGTGGTCGCTCATGAAGCGGTAAGCAGCTTCCCGCAGCTCCGCCAGCCGCTGCTTCTTGGCCAGGCAAAGGAGCTGGTAGCAGTTGTCGAGGCGGAGCTGGGCGCGCATGGCCTCGGCGGCACAGTGTAGGGCACAAGGCATCTGGAGGACGCGGGCGCCGCTCACGACCTCGGCCAGGTTGTCGTGCCGCACCTCGCCCATGCGGGCAGTGTACACATAGTCGATGAGCAGCCGCAGCGCCCCGTAGCTCACTCCCTTCACCCGCAGGACGTCCCGTGAGGCGCGGGCACGAAAGTAGTCACTCTTGGCCGCCAGCACGGACTTGTGCGCTCGGATGCGACGCCCCGACACCTCGATCACCAGGTCGGGCTCCTCCGCCGGCCGCTCCCGCGTCCCTAccgccccctcctcctcctctgccgCCGCCGCAGTCCCGGCGGTGGTGCTGATCTCCCACTGGTTCTCTACCACTCGGCCGCCGGCGGCGGGCGGTACCGTCTCGCCAGCGGCGGCGGCGctgaagcagagggaggagCTGAAACCGCAGGGGGCGGCCGGGGTgggcgggggcggcggcggaggGGCTCCGGGACCGACTccgctctcctcctcctcctccgccgccgccgcgccggTGCCCTCCATGGAGCCGCGCTAACTGCGCCTCCACCTTGCCGAGCCCCTGCAGAGTGCTCTGGGGCGCCGCGGAACAGCCATCACCTGCGGGGGAGACCGGAGAGAGTTCAGCTTAGCGCCGCCGGGACCGCTCCCCCTTCCCCGCTTCTGCCACTCGGAGCCGCCGTTCTCGGGCGGGGCTGCCCTGGTTCCCGGGGCTAAACGCGGGTCTCTCCGCTCCTCTCCCTGGGGGATCCACCCCGCGGCTCTGCCACCGCCTCCCGCTGCCCAGGGCTAACTGCACTAGCTCACCTTGCCCCCGAAAACCTGACCTCTTTCTGGTGGGGGCATCGCCATGATGCACCAATTCTGGTGCATTAGCAATGGTGCAATTTCTGCATCCTGAAAACCAATTCTGGTTTTCCTGTTCTCGTGCAAAAATTTTAAGCATCTCGCCTTACAGCGACCTTTTCCTGAGAAGTGGTCCCTATGCTGTGCtgggcaaggagaaaaaatgtcatttaaaggCAGATACGTGGAGTATTATGGTAATTTATTCACCTTGTGCAATTATATTAGTGGAAGGTCATGGTTGCAATCTATTCTGTATGAGTCAAGTTTTCCTTTATGTGACCTTCACAAAGGTTTCTTCATATAAGTGTTCCTCATAAGGGTTCCCCctgtttaaaagaaagtatAGAAAGTTGATTAGTTTTAAAATCAATGTATTCTCAGTTCTCTCAGAAGTCTGGGATAATTAGATATGTTTCCTTAACAGGATAGCTATAGTATCTTAATTTGACCAGAAGAATGCTATTAGAGCTGTTTACAAAATATatcaaaggatttttttttgttgttgttgctacCACAAAAGTGATCTGACATGTATGTGACAGCACATGTAGCTGTAATGCATTAGTGAGATATAAATCTGACTTCACAAGGACTGGTTCATGTCTGAAGGATTTATGCTAATTTATGCTTCTGCTAATAAAAAAGTTGAAGCAAGCAAAAATCACAATAGATAATTAGAACATGATGTTTCTTCTGGGAAAATGGCAGGCCACAGGGCACAGCTGTAAGTAGGTTAGTCCCTGTCAGCACAGTCACCACCCAGTTGTATTTTTGTTCACAAATGTAGTTTTTAGAATTTAACAacatgctgtttgttttttaatttcccagaTTCAGTTTAAGTTTTGATGAATGACATGAAAATTCTCCAAATGTACTTAATTTCATGTAATAAGTATCTGCAGCTCTGACTCTATTTTCAAGGAgattattattttccattaaagTCCCCACTGGCAGTTTTTTCACAGTCTTGAAGGAACATTCATTTCTATGCAAAATACCCCTTCCAGCTTCCTTTCAGCAGAGATTATTTAGAGATAGATAACAGAGATTACTCTATTAAATTGATATTATTAGGAAAATCTAActttttgatgtttgtttttaatgaaagccTTATTGGTCGGTGCCATTGTCTGGAAACTCCTGAGACTGGGGACACGAAACCTAGAAGCCCATACTTGAGCAAGCAAACTTCAATTAAATGATAATATCAGTCTTCTTTTATGGGCTTTTAATCCTGTGAAGGATTTCTACTACAGTTGATCACAGTCAGTCAGACAATAAATAATACTGAGGTCTGGTTTGATATTTGAGTCATAGCAAGGTGTCAACAGTGTTTGAAAACTCCTTACTAGAATGAGTACATTTCacaaattttgtatttcttatctGGATGTTTACAAATCTGGCCCTTAAGAACTTTCTATGACATTTTATGAACATTGGGTAGGCTAGTGGCAAGTTTCCTGAGGTCCAGACCCAAACTCAGTAGGTTTGCTGCCTcattttttgcagtttaaacTAGGCAAGGAGAAATACAATGGTCTGTGTGTACACTCTCTGGGGTGTGTCTGGGGAAGAGATACAATTCATTAATAACTTAAACTGGGCACCATCCCTGTCGATGtgactttgtttttcagtgaatCTTCACTGAATTCACCATGTAaccatttttattctgatttattaTGCTGTAGATACTCCTTCCAGAGTCCTGATGATGAGCTGTCACAGAGCAGCTACTGTGACACTGGCGAAAAGGCAAAGGTCATGCAGAGATGGTTAAGAAAAACACCTAGAATGCCAAGTTCTGATGTATTGCTATAGTAAGAAAAGTGCTACCAGTACATAATTTGTAACATAAGAAGGtaattgaaacatttttttgtctctacTGCATTCTCTTGGGCTGAGTGCACTGATATTCAACCCTTAACTTGCTACAGTTTTGGATAGCTTGACCTCCGCCATCATGAACATTCAAAGGGTGATAATACACTGTCAATATTACAATCTTTTCTGGATCCAGACACACCTCACTTCTGAGACCACTTCTCCTATGACGTTCCACCTCTGCAAGAAAGAGTGAGTAGCTTCAGGTAGTTTCAAGCTCTCAGTCTACCACTCAATTTTGCAAGTGAAATGTGAGAAGTCAATAACTGTAATACCAACAATGTTTACATATGGTGAAATATATTTCCTGCTTCACCTCTCAAAGGCAAATGAATAACAGAATTTAGAATTAGAAGATTCACTACCAATTAGACTGTTCAAGGTTGCTAAAAATAGAATCCAGAAAAAGCTATCTTTTCAATTTTCTTGggtgatgaaaataaaaaggatgacATCCTCTTCAAGAACACTAATCATAAGTTTTCACATATTCAGGTAACTGGCTTAGAAGTTTGACTTGACACCGAAATATTATTGTGAAAGAAGCTGCCACCCACCATAGTCCTAGGAAACACCTGTGTTACAATCTTTTTGAGGAATCACAAGAAGGAAGACTGAGGGTATGGCTTGCTAATGGCAAGCAgcaaaatactgagaaaaactATTTTCAGGTATATATTTAAAGCTAAGTACCAAGAATAGGTTGAAATTCATGCTGAGCACGAGGGCTGGAGTCAAAGTATCATACAATTTAAGCTACAAGGAACTCTACAGGGAAGCTGAAGATTTAGGAAAGCTAAATGAGGGTTTGGAGGACTTTGACAATGTCAGTGTAATGACTGCTCCAGCAATGACAGCCCTTTTGTCTAGCTGAAAACAAAGTTTAGGAATTActgaaaaagctgaagctgaaaaaaataattcagagacGTTGTGGAACCTTCCCATTACTGAGCAACATGACTGATCTGAGGTAAGAGGTCATGGATTTAGTATAAAACAGGAAGAAGCTGAAGGGGGAtggtagaaataaaatactgagcTCCTCCTTCAGCTTTTACTTATCTACAGTAATCAAAGAGCTATACTGCTGTACTGGTGATACAGAACATtcaaaaattacagaatcacagaagatACTTGGTAAGTGTGCTCATTCAAAAAGGATCTGAGCTCCTAGCAATCTCCTTTGGCTTGAAACAAACTTGGTTTTAGCACTTTATTTCAAAACTCACAAACAGGATAGGTACTGGAAAAGGAAGCAAGCTGTTTAGAGTACATAGCATCTGTGGACTGATGTCACCTTTTATACTGGGGAGTTTTAACTCAGGAGCTGAATTACTTggactgaaaatgttttcattatcaTGGGTTTGGTCTGGGATGATGTAATGTTAATGGACAGAGGAGCTGCCAACAAACATGAACTGTATTTACAGACTTGGCAATGACACACTTACAATATCCTGGATGTTTGCCCCCAGCCTCAGATGCTGTGAGACATTGCCCAAGGAACAGCACAGATAAGAAGGCGTAACTTTTTTCTGACAGAGGAACTGTAATGAAGAACTGCAGGTAAAGTTTCCTGGCACTGTATTAATTTGGCAATTCTTCTGATAAAATCCAATTAAACACTTGTTTTTcactgttctctttcttttttttcttttcttttttttctttttttttgtgcagtgCAGTGCCAATAGCCTTTGACCCAAGCCCTGTTCTCTAGCAAGACCCACTTTCTCTGGGGAATGTGCACACGTGGGAGGAACTGGGTTACCACTCTCCAGTTCACAGATGGAGTATGCTCTGACTCGGTCCCAGGGTAAATAACAGCAGTGCTTTCCCTATCATGAGCAACTGTAATTTCCATAGGCAGGCTATCCTCCCCAAGGGGCACTACACAAGTTCAGAACTGACAGAATGCCATTCTGCTCCACCTTAGTCCAGGAAATGCTTTTGTAAAAACTTGTACTGCCAAATTTTACCCCAGCAAAGACTTCCCTTGGGATAGGGGCGTCATCTGATTGAGATGATTAAGGAATCCGAAGAGGCAGGATcatcaaaagggaaaaaacatgctttgtatttattttaaaaactaaaagatTACTGTTAAAAGTAAAACTGGCCAGTACTGTCATGCAGGGCGAAGGCACCCAGCTTAGCACAAGAGAAGGCAAAAAGCTTCTGGAGAGCATAGTCAAGTGTACAGAGGTCTGCATATTTATAAAGAGTCTGTTGCACTCCCTCCTTATTAAGCAGACCTGTGAAATGTGTCCAAAAAAATGGTCTCTTCCTAGCTGAGGAAAACAACTGGAGCATAAATAGAGATGCCACTTCTCTGAAAAGGTTTGCATCCCTTGAAATCTTGCATCCTGTTACAGATTTAAACTCTATACGTTAACTGTTTGATTAGCCTCCTGcttgtaagaaagaaaaagttttgcaATGGCCCACCTCAAAAACAATTGCAGGAAGaataaagttttctttcaatttttaaaaattaagagtgCTCAAAATTTGGGCTGCAATACAATCCCAGTGCCCTGCCTACTGGATGTTTGTCTTTTGCAGTATTGCATTCACGCTCAAGTTGCCTATGCAGCTTCCTTGTGACCTCTCAAggtgttgtaatttttttcaaaacatgtaATAGAGGTACATGTAGAGGTACAAATGTTTTTATCTCATAACTGCAAAATTTTCATAGAGACatagagaaaagaaacatttaagaAATGCACCTTATGATCACAGACCACACAAGAAACATGTGGGCAGCAGTTCCTCATCAgaaacacagaggaagaaaaggctgtgtgtgtctgggtgGGGAAAACACAGAGAGGAACTAagtcataataaaaatattatcaaaaGCCTGATGAAACTGATACTATAGCTAGCAAATCTTAACTAAATACCCACAACTCCAAACGGTCATCATGACCAGAAAAAAGGGCTTCCCAGCAGTGATATTCATTGAAGCAAACATTCTCTAAAAAGAAACTATCTTTTTGAGTTCTTTCCAGTTTAGACTCTTCAGGAGGAGCAGTGTCACTCAGGAGTTctcacaccaaaaaaagaaaataatactcCCACAGAGCAAAATCTAGCAAAGGTTAAGTGGAAGTCCTCTCCAACATCTCttagaagaaataaagtttAACCAAAAAAGAACTGTCAGAAACAAGGTTATGGAGAAGTTCATCTTGAGTGCCCTCAAatggcaagtgcaggacagccaggggatcaggccaagccagcatgggttcaggaaaggcaggtgaCCTccctagtggatgagggaaagctGAGGACATTGTCCACCTGGattttagtaaagcttttgacatcatctcccatagcattctcctagagaagctggcagctcatggcCATAGACAGGTCTACACTCcactgggttaaaaactggcttCATGGCTGagcccagagagttgtagtcaactGAATTAAATCCAGTTGGACAgcagtcaccagtggtgttcccaaGGCCCAGTTTTGGGGCTGGtcttgttcagtatcttcatgAATGATCTACATGAGTGCTGAGTGCTTTCTAGTAAGTTTCCAGACCCCAGCAAGTTAGTGGGAGTACTGATCTACTcgagggtaggaaggctctgcagaggtacctggacaggctggatcagtgGGCCAAAGCCAGTaatatgaggtttaacaagacCATCTGCTGGGgactgcattttggtcacaaccATCCCATGCAATGCTATagggcttggggaggagtggatAGAAGGTTGCCAGGAAGAAAAGGACATGGGGGTGCAGGTCAACACCAGCTGAATATGAtccaacagtgtgcccaggtggccaagaaggccaacagcatcctggcttgcatcaatgaatagtgtggccagcagaagatgggaagtgatggtgcccctgcactcagcactggtgaggctgcatctcatgttctgtgttcagttctgggcccctcactacaagaaagagattgaggtgctggggagagtacagagaagggcaaccaagctgtAAGGGTCTAGAGAGCAAGTCTtgtaaggagaggctgagggaattgggaatgtttagcttggagaagagctctctacagctacctgaaagaaggttgtagggaggtgggtgttggtttCTGCTCCCTAGTAACAAATGATGGAACATGAGGAAATGGCCTCGAGTTGTGCTGTggagatttagactagatatgaggagaatttatttactgaggATAGTTAGGCACTGGAATgtgttgcccagggaggtgctaGAGTCAgtatccctggaagtatttaaatcCATGTAGATtaagcacttcaggacatggtctAGTTGGCATGGAGatatagatatttattttactaaGGGGGTAGGGAGATGTTGGCAGTTGGATGTAGTAACTtttggtcttttccaaccatgacaattctgtgattctgtgagtgaTTGCAATACCTTTGGGGAAAGCTCCAGGGCTGATGCGATGTCTTCATCACCAGTGTGCTACATATCAGGAGATAATGGCATGGCAATATCAtacagaatgtaaaaaaaaatgttatggaTAATTGCTGCTGGTTCTAGACAGGGCCTTGTAATTACAGTTCTAGATGTAAGGTGAGGGGTCCTGTCTGCAATATACCAGTCTGGTTACTTTCATTGTATCTGAACATAGTTAACACTGCCTTAGACAAACAGCTGTACATTAAATACCAACACAGCGCTACAGCTGAAAGGAAGAATGCATTCCTTAAATGCGTATACAGGGAAATAAGGAGTAGCAGGTGGAAAAATGGTACCTTTAATCTACAGCATTAGTAGTTTTGCAATGGAGGATGGACCAATGGATGAAGGCATGTATGTTCCAGGCTCTACATTTTGGaagcagtatttaaaaatctggGAGGACAGAGAAAAGTACCAAATTATTTAAGGGCTATagaaaaacacttcagtgaGAGACAGGGCAGCACTCTGCAACCTGACATGAGCTTCCTTCATCTCCAGTTGGTTCCAGTCTTGAACCAACTTCCAAACAAAGAGGTGGTACCTATCTGAGGCACCACCTCATGGCCACACTACCATGGCTTTGGAGAGAAGGTGGCTTGTGCTAGTTCCTTGGAGAACAGGTAGAGCAAGCCTTAATCAGCCTGAGAAATGAAGTACTGATACCCCTTCAGGGTTTGGTATGTTTGCTCTGTAAGCTGATGACTGTGCACAAGTGCGGGCACATGAAAATTCTGCATACTGATGGCTGCCTTAGGTCGGTGGGGAAAGCCCTAAACAAACCAGGTGTGGAAgcataaacaaagcaaaatatttgaagtacTAAGGGGAGGAAAACAAATACTACCACAGCATACTGTGGCTAGTGAATATTTACATGAATTCAGTAGGGGAGTGAAGAATGGGCTCAAGGAAGATATTCTATTGAAGGCAACCAAATACATACTGAACACTAATACTGCATCTTACTTAGGAGGATCCTCAGCTGGAAAATGGTCAGAGTACTAATATTCAAAGGTAAATAGTATCCCATGTGGAAATACACATTATTACCCAGCTATTCATTTAGTTCAACACTGGATTGTGCTCCATGTGGAAGGTAGGATGATAGGCTTGGTGGACATTTGATCTGACATGGGAAGACCCTCAGATGTGATGGTGGAGATTGGGAGTGTGTGCCTTGCTGGAGGGCACGTAAGAGTCCAGGGAGAACAATATTTGACAGAAGCAGAATCAGTGGATTTAGTGATCCTTTCTGACCTTACATTCCAGAAATTGCCATAGACCAGGAGTACTGATATCAAGCAAAACAAACTTGTGATGATTAAAAGCCTCGTTTGAGAGTGTGGTTAACTGCCGGTATGTTGAttgaagaaatgcttttcaaCAATAAACTGTATTGTCAACAAACAAATAATTGCAAACGTGTTCAAAGTCTCCGAGAACACTTCAGCAATTTTGATACTAGTAAAGGAGAAGAATATCCACTGAGAAGTCAAGTCAAGCAAACCAGCAGATTTCTTCAGATAGATGTTTGAAAATGAGAGTCAGGCTTGGCTTTGCATTCCAGAAAAGCATTTGATCTCCAAATACATACTACGTTCTTGCAACACACCTGCTACGTATTTCATTTAATACAGAAAATGGGCCAAGatgtttagagaaaaataaattccttgCTTAAGATAAAACTGGATTTTGCTTTTAGTATCACTATGGAAAAGACATACAGACTCAAGAGCTCAAAGCACCAGAAATCTGTCAAAGTATATTAGCACTGGGCTTGAGAAAGACAGAATTTGAGAAGTAATAGATGACTTCAAAGGAAAGCCAACCAAGTGCCATTCTACTGAGACTTATATGAgtgaaagaaagtaaaaggaGAACTTCTCTAGAAGGGAATAatgaaaacacttcttttttcttttccagacaaaCTCTAAATCAGGTACTTAAGGGAAAAAAGCCTCGCTTTTAAAGAATGAACAGGCTCATTGATTTCTTGATGAATTAAGTGATGCTTAGAAAGACAGAAGTCCTTCACATACATGGTGAATAGAGATCATTATTGTTTCTTTGCCCATATACTTTTTCAAATATCAGGTTTATGGTCACTCAAGCCACAGCTACATCCAGCTAGATTAACAAAATAGCTCTAGTTTTCTGTAGACATTCTCTCTACACAGACTTCAGACTGAATACAAAGATGGAAAGACATGCTTCAATGGCCCATGGCAAAGGCTGATTTTGAGGGTGGTTAAATCTGGCAGATGGCAATGGAACAGAAATACAAGACCTAAGACAATCAGATCAGatagcaaaaaaacaaacaaacaaaaaaacccccaaacaacctCCAGTGTGACACCCctaatctgaaaggaaaaagagtgaAATTATTAGCTTGCACAGACTTCTCCCTGCTGTGGCAGAAGTGCTGCTAGTAAGAGTTTGCAGTTGGGCCAGTAACTGTGAAATATTAGGTGATCCATAGACCTCTgacttcttttatttattatttcatgggAACCAATTCAAAGTGGAGAGACATAAAGCATGCCTAAGGCCCTATTCCTACACAGAATTGATCTGTGGGTGGGATGCACCTCCCAGTTCTCCTGGAAGGGCAGAGATGGATGTTTTGTGTCTGAGCTGTACAGTATTGCTGATCTACCTGTAACAGGCTCCTGGAATGGAATCTGGAACATACAGACAGGTTCCAAGCTCATATGCATCATGTGGCTTCAGTTAGATGTCAATTGATTGAGATTCTCAGAAAACCAGCATACAAGAGCTACTAAGGACTAGCCAGTAGAGCATTACTATGGAGACAAAGTGCTGAACTTGTGCCATAGCAAGAGGTGTTAGTTCTTGCTTTGAATGCTTCAGTCCAGAATTCTCTCCAAAATAAACCTGAATTATTTCAAAAGCTAGCAGTACTGACCCTTGCTGCTACTTTGCCTTTTTCTACAATAGTTAGTTCTCACCAAGCCCCATGAAACTTgactctgctttttcctttgacaAGATTGAAACCCTCAAATACCATCAAGACTATGACAGAAGGGTTGTTCTCCTTCAGACCATGgctgtattaattttttacagaaacaatAAGAAAATGTTACTGAGGGAGAGCAAGAATAATCCTGTGTTCTGTTCCCTGGTGAAAGGGAACTTTCTCTACTTCTCATTGCTTTTGGTGGGGCAGGGTCACTTACACATCCTGAAGATCCAAGCCATCACACCTTGTGATAGGGCTGAAAAACACTTTTGTTGACTGCAAAGCTAGAGTCATGCTAGAGTCATGCTAGCTGACATGCTAGAGTCATAGGTACTTTTGTGGCAAGACTTCACTATCAGGAATACCTGCAGGATGTTAGAACAGATTTCACCaagcaacaaaaacattttcagaagcaacTACATAACAGAAGGCTTAACAAAACATGAGGCTACCCCATGTGTACACAACAGCCAACATGAGAAAACCCAGTATAATGTATGCTGTTTAAATTACTAAGATGTAACATTCGATGACCAGTCcgagacagaaagaaaacagttttctattaaaatgcCCTTAATTCCATGGCCTGATACTATGCATTGGATgcataacattttttattataatgtCAATTTCATATGCTGAGTCTCTGTGCTCAGGCGAAGGCTTTATGCTGCACTGATTTCTCTGACTATATTCAACTTTCACATGTATAGTTTAGTGCAATCAATTCAGTATCTCTCacaatacttcttttttttccccatttaacAGAGCAGATAGGTAACAGTTAAGATGCCTGAACTTAAGGGGCAGAAAAGACTGCCTGGTTATCTAATCTTACTGCTGCAAGAACAGGCCAAAGAATTTTACTCCTGAACCAAGCCAATAACTTCTGGCTGAATTAGGTCAAAGGATTGTTCTGCTCAAATCATCCATCTCACATCTAAAAGGTTTCTCTGGTTTGGCAAATGACCTTGGTGGAAAATCAGGTATCAAATGTATCATCTTGGATACCTTgaagaaatacatatatatataccttgaaaaaatacatactgcttttaattttggaCTTTACTTTTTGTCTTCCGTATTTTTATATCTGCTGACTTGGCCACATTCTCTTTTCCAAAAATGATCCACACTCTTCCTGAAGAGACACAAGGACTAAATCATAATTGTGAAGGGTGTCTCAGGACACCACACCACACAGGAAGGTGTTCCATCTTCCTTTGGACTTTCTGACACAGAGAAGTGGTAAAGATTGTAGTAT includes the following:
- the KBTBD11 gene encoding kelch repeat and BTB domain-containing protein 11, with the protein product MEGTGAAAAEEEEESGVGPGAPPPPPPPTPAAPCGFSSSLCFSAAAAGETVPPAAGGRVVENQWEISTTAGTAAAAEEEEGAVGTRERPAEEPDLVIEVSGRRIRAHKSVLAAKSDYFRARASRDVLRVKGVSYGALRLLIDYVYTARMGEVRHDNLAEVVSGARVLQMPCALHCAAEAMRAQLRLDNCYQLLCLAKKQRLAELREAAYRFMSDHYLEVLREPGVYGRLSGTERDLILQRRMEAGRPCLLVAEVSDAFERPGGSSRPQSRESSRPQSPSSVVSLEESGSLIHCYQEDSGEWRVLTRLPEEANAKGCAMCVLHNYLFLAGGIAAGPAGSEPRARLSDKVFCYNPLTDTWSQVRPLAQARSQLKLLALDGYLYAVGGECLFTVERYDPRADRWSPVAPLPKGAFAVAHEATTCNGEIYVSGGSLFYRLLKYDPKRDEWQECPYNSSRRRSADMVAFKSFIYRFDVSSGRGGEQGPGGGTSGGIEVFRYNTVAKCWSQCASLRPSGGPIQPFRCAPLGNTIYCVNRTGTLRFSLAQDGEVEADGGLKGTFDGKLLKAPLDAKGVLLPFVLTLPERLDKAGDQEGSLPL